The following are encoded in a window of Thunnus albacares chromosome 9, fThuAlb1.1, whole genome shotgun sequence genomic DNA:
- the cbr4 gene encoding carbonyl reductase family member 4 isoform X1 has translation MSRLAVVCGGSRGIGKAVSRLLAERGCRLAVVSRNEDAARATVSSLSGADHVAFSCDVSKEQEVQKTFETIQKTCGNISYLVNAAGINRDALLLRTKPEDMVALLHTNLLGTMLTCRAALRSMLHTQGAAIVNIGSVVGLKGNAGQSVYSASKAGLEGFTRSLAKEVASRNIKVNLLAPGFIRTDMTAGLKEEDGVRSIPMGRFGEPEEVAQAVIFLLESSYITGQVLVVDGGLQLAM, from the exons ATGTCGAGGCTGGCGGTGGTGTGTGGGGGGTCCAGGGGTATTGGGAAGGCTGTGTCCCGCCTGCTGGCAGAGAGGGGCTGCAGGCTGGCCGTTGTCTCCAGGAATGAAGATGCTGCCCGAGCCACTGTGTCATCTCTATCTGGAG CTGACCATGTGGCTTTCAGCTGCGATGTCTCCAAAGAGCAGGAGGTGCAGAAAACCTTTGAAACGATCCAGAAGACCTGTGGAAACATCTCTTATCTTGTGAACGCAGCTGGCATCAACAG GGATGCTCTGTTACTGAGGACTAAGCCGGAGGACATGGTGGCTCTGCTTCACACCAACTTGCTGGGCACCATGCTCACCTGTAGAGCAGCACTGCGCAGCATGCTGCACACCCAGGGAGCCGCCATTGTTAATATTG GCTCTGTTGTGGGCCTGAAGGGGAATGCTGGccagtctgtttacagtgcCAGTAAAGCTGGTCTAGAGGGCTTCACACGCTCCTTAGCTAAAGAAGTTGCTTCACGCAACATCAAGGTCAACCTGCTGGCTCCAG GTTTCATTCGCACTGACATGACTGCAGGGCTGAAGGAGGAGGACGGGGTGCGCAGCATCCCAATGGGGAGATTTGGTGAGCCAGAGGAGGTAGCCCAGGCTGTCATCTTTCTTTTGGAGTCTTCCTACATCACAGGACAGGTGCTGGTGGTGGATGGAGGGCTGCAGCTGGCCATGTAG
- the cbr4 gene encoding carbonyl reductase family member 4 isoform X2, which translates to MSRLAVVCGGSRGIGKAVSRLLAERGCRLAVVSRNEDAARATVSSLSGADHVAFSCDVSKEQEVQKTFETIQKTCGNISYLVNAAGINRDALLLRTKPEDMVALLHTNLLGTMLTCRAALRSMLHTQGAAIVNIGSVVGLKGNAGQSVYSASKAGLEGFTRSLAKEVASRNIKVNLLAPGFIRTDMTAGLKEEDGVRSIPMGRFEFLSAEGCKEAR; encoded by the exons ATGTCGAGGCTGGCGGTGGTGTGTGGGGGGTCCAGGGGTATTGGGAAGGCTGTGTCCCGCCTGCTGGCAGAGAGGGGCTGCAGGCTGGCCGTTGTCTCCAGGAATGAAGATGCTGCCCGAGCCACTGTGTCATCTCTATCTGGAG CTGACCATGTGGCTTTCAGCTGCGATGTCTCCAAAGAGCAGGAGGTGCAGAAAACCTTTGAAACGATCCAGAAGACCTGTGGAAACATCTCTTATCTTGTGAACGCAGCTGGCATCAACAG GGATGCTCTGTTACTGAGGACTAAGCCGGAGGACATGGTGGCTCTGCTTCACACCAACTTGCTGGGCACCATGCTCACCTGTAGAGCAGCACTGCGCAGCATGCTGCACACCCAGGGAGCCGCCATTGTTAATATTG GCTCTGTTGTGGGCCTGAAGGGGAATGCTGGccagtctgtttacagtgcCAGTAAAGCTGGTCTAGAGGGCTTCACACGCTCCTTAGCTAAAGAAGTTGCTTCACGCAACATCAAGGTCAACCTGCTGGCTCCAG GTTTCATTCGCACTGACATGACTGCAGGGCTGAAGGAGGAGGACGGGGTGCGCAGCATCCCAATGGGGAGATTTG AGTTCCTAAGTGCTGAAGGCTGCAAGGAGGCGAGGTGA